The region TTTTCAAAACGCGGAGCTGGGACATTTGTACGGAAGGATTTTCAACAAAGTATCGATGATTTAAATTCTAAAATTGAACGTCCACTCGGTACAACACATAACCACCCTGATAACAAAATAAGTAGTAAAGTACTTGGCTTAGACGCTCGTTTACCTTCAGAAAAAGAGCAACGAAGGCTTTTAATCACAGAAACTGACCCAGTTTATGTGATTGATCGAGTCCGATTTGTTGATGATCAAGTATTCAGCTTAGAACATACAATTATGCCAACCTCGATTACCAAGCTTTCAGAAAAAGTTTTGGCTTCTTCCATCTATGATCATATGAAAAAACAAAATTTAAAGATTGCTGGATCACACCGAATTGTCACAGCTGCTAAGGCGACTGAAAGTGATATAAAAGAATTAGGAGCCGAAAAAATCGACCCTGTTTTGGTAATCAAACAAATTAGTTATCTAGAAGACGGTACCCCATTTGAATATTCTGAATCGCATTTTCCATATCAGACCAGCCACGTAACCGCGGATATAAATTTAGTTTAATTATGCTTTATGTATAGAAAAACCGAGCAAAAGTACGAGTACTTATGTTCGGCTTTTTTGATCGTTTTTCTATTTATTTCTACAACGTTGTAGTCATTAATTTCTTAAAATCACTAACTTTTCGCGATGCAATGGTACAACTATCGCCATTTATAAAACTAACTTGTTTAGCTTTAGGATCATAACAAGAAACATTATCCGGATTAATCAAGTAACTTCGATGGCAACGATATAGCTTGGGATATTTCTTAGCGAGATCAGTAATATTGGCATAAAATTCATCGTTCTGCTTGAGACTATGGAGAATAATCTTATGTGATTGGCCTGCCGACTCAACAAAAATTAATTCACTGAGTGCAATTGATCGCCATTTCAACCCGACTCTATATTCAAATCGATCTTCAAACAGACTCATCACTCTTACATATCTCCTAATAACCGTTCGAATGTTCTCTTCGATTCGTTCTTTTATCTCCTCAAGTCGATTTGTTTTAATAATAAAATCCATCGGCTCAACCTTTTTTTCTAAAGCTAAGTACATGGTTTCAATGTGTTTTGAAATAAAAATAATCTTCGCAAGTGGATCTAGACGTCTAATCTGAGTAGCCACCTGTATCCCATTAGAGTCCCCCGCTCCCAGCCCAATATTTAAAAAATAAAGACCACCAGTTACTTTCTTGTGTTTAAAATACTCCATAATTTGCCGTGAATCACTTGCAGAAACTGCAACTTGCATATCAAACTCATTAATTAAAATATGATTATTGACTATTTGAGTGTATAAATCCAACTTTGCTGAATTATTTTCGCAAATAAATACTGAAACCACCTAATTCCCCCAAGATATCTGATTACTTCCACTGAACTATTCATTGAAAAATATTGTTATTCTTCGTTATAAATTAAATTACGCAAATATAATGAAAGAGCTCCTTAAAGTACCCGTCTTGCAAATTGTGGCATCCAGTACGACATTGCCTGCTCTTTAATGTTTTGGCCCGGCTGTGGAGCAAATAAACATTTTCCGTTCCCAGTGTAGATTCCAACATGATAAGCATCTCCATTGTTCGACCAAAACAATAAGTCTCCTGCTTTTAGTTGGTTCATATTCACAGCCTTACCACATGTTGACTGCTGTTCCGAGGTTCGTGGTAATTTAATTCCTACGCTAGCGTATACATACTGTACTAATCCAGAACAATCAAAACTATTAGGTCCAGTGGCACCCCAAACGTAAGGCTTACCAATTTGAGCTCGTGCTTTACCTAAAATCTGATTAACCTTGGATTTTACGGGCACCTTGGGTTTAACCTTGCCACCTGAATCTTTTGCGCCACCAACAAAAACGGGGTTACTATCCTTCCCCCACATCTCTTTTGTTTTGGTAACCCTTTCCACCATGTAATGTCGACTGCCGCTGTAACTAATCCATGAAATCCAATCATATCCTTCAGCAGAAACCTTTTGATCGTAGTTAACCGTCTCTCCACCCGCATAACTTCCTTCAATCTTTCCTGAAGTGCTAGGCTTATTACGAATATTAATCGTCCCACCGGCGGTAAAACTTCCTGAAACCTTAAGTTGGTTACTCTTAGGCTGTGCCATTAATACGTTGGTTGCCCGAACAGCTGACTCTTTAGAAGTTACTTGATCCGCGCTAACCTTCTCCTGCGTAAATAATGCCAATAAAATGGTCGGAATAACCACTACCCCTGAATACTTTGAATTAAACTTCATGCAATTCCTCCTTGTTATTAAGTGTTTCAACAGTATCCAACAAATCATCTTGTTTTAGAGTAGATCACCCTAAATAATTAATTAACAATCCTCAACGTTAATATTTACTAAACCAAACAACTTTCATGCTTCCTAAAGCACAAAAAAGCCACAACATTAAATTGTCGTGACTCCCTTTAGTTTGATAAAAAAAGTTATGCCCTTAATTCTCGTCGATGTTCACTATAGAAATACCATGTAACAATTACATAGCAAATTGTTGGGACAATGAATGAAAATTGCATTGAACCAGATAAATCGGATACAACACCTTGAACAGCAGGAATGATTGCTCCACCAATGATTGCCATAACAAGTACGGCACCTGCTGTTTCCGTGAATTGCTTTTCTTCAACAGTATCAAGAGTATGAGCATAAATTGTTGGCCATTCTGGTCCAAAGAAGAAACTTGTAAGAATTGCCATATAAACAGCGATCATATTTGGAATTGTAAATGCACCGATTAGCGCAATTGTCCCAAGTAGGGAATACCAAGTTAAAACCTTTGTAATTGAAAATTTATTCATCAAAAAGTTGGCGATAACCTTACCAACAAACCAAGCAAGATAACTATAAATCATATACGTTGAAGCGGCGCTATCAGTTATACTATGATTCAAATTCAATGCCAAGCGAATTGTAAAGGACCAGACAGTGGTTTGCATACCCACATAAAAGAATTGAGCAGCGATTCCTTTTTTGTAGTTACGATTTCCCCATAAATACTTTAAAGTATCTTTTAACGATGGCTTTTCTTCAACTTCGCCACCCGCATTAGAAATGGTAGCCTTAGCGCTAGGCATAGGAGTAATTGCAAAAATGATTAACATTACAACTAAAATTGCTAAGATATATTTATATGGTTGAAGGGTGTATTGCAACATCTGTTCGCCATAAGCAATTCGTTCTGCACCATGCATTGTAGCCATTTTTTCAGCTAAGTTCCCAACATGACCAAAAATTAAATATTTTCCTAAAATGATTCCAGCCATATCTCCTAGTGGTACCAAAGTTTGCGAAAAATTTAAACGAGCATTTGCGTGCTTCTTTGGTCCAAGCATCGAGCTGTAAGTATCACTCGCTGTCTCTAAAAAGCTTAAGCCAATTGCAATAGCAAAAATAGCAACTAAAAACATACTATAGGTTGCAATCCTGGATGCTGGAAAGAATAATCCACATCCAACAATATAGAATATTAGTCCAGTCATAATTGCAAATTTATAACTATTTTTCTTAATAATTAATGATGCTGGAATAGCAATCAAAAAATATCCACCATAGAAAGCACTCTGCACAAACGCTGTTGCTGCATCATTCAGCGTAAAAACCGTTTTAAATTGTGTAATTAAAATATCATTTAAACTAGCTGCCGCTCCCCACAATGGAAAGATCAAGGAAACAAGCATAAATTGGAACGGTGGCGTTTTACTTAGATAACCGTCTGATAATTGCTTAAAGCCATGAGCTTTGTTACGTACTGCTTGCATTGTGTTGCACCTCCAATTTTAAAAAGTAACTCCACTTTCCAAAATAATATTAGAATATGGTGTCATTTCACCAGTTCGGATAAATCCGTGCGTCTTACTTAGATCTTTCTTTAGATCAGAATGTGGCACATATTCAATTTCAACATTGGGCATTAAACTCTTTATTGCCACTAGCTGATCCGGATTTTCCGTTTTAATTTCTTCAGCCAAGTAAATTTTTTGAACTTCAAGCTCTTCTAAAACATTTTTTAAAACATCAATAAAGCTTGGCAACTGTTTATCAACTGCTAAATCAACCTTTGGTGTCCCTAGTGGCACCGGCATCCCTGCGTCACCAATAGAAAGCCAGTCCATGTGCCCCATTCCTGCAATCAACGTTGAAATTTGAGAATTTATTACTTTTGTTTTTTTCATTTTAATACCCCTTATTTTGTAGATAATACTTCTTCACGCGTTGGAATTGATGGCATTGCGCCAAGCTTTTGAACAGTTAACGATGATGCTCTTTGTCCATACTCCAAAGCGTCTTTTATGTTAGACAAATCATTATTCAATTGCGAAGTAAGTGCACCAATGAAGGTATCACCAGCTGCTGTCGTATCGACTGCTTTAACTTTAAAAGCCTTCATAAACCCGCTTTCGTTGTCGGTACTATAAAAAGCGCCTTTACTTCCAATTGTTATAATCAAATTTTTAACACCCATTCC is a window of Pediococcus claussenii ATCC BAA-344 DNA encoding:
- a CDS encoding LytR/AlgR family response regulator transcription factor, encoding MVSVFICENNSAKLDLYTQIVNNHILINEFDMQVAVSASDSRQIMEYFKHKKVTGGLYFLNIGLGAGDSNGIQVATQIRRLDPLAKIIFISKHIETMYLALEKKVEPMDFIIKTNRLEEIKERIEENIRTVIRRYVRVMSLFEDRFEYRVGLKWRSIALSELIFVESAGQSHKIILHSLKQNDEFYANITDLAKKYPKLYRCHRSYLINPDNVSCYDPKAKQVSFINGDSCTIASRKVSDFKKLMTTTL
- a CDS encoding NlpC/P60 family protein, with product MKFNSKYSGVVVIPTILLALFTQEKVSADQVTSKESAVRATNVLMAQPKSNQLKVSGSFTAGGTINIRNKPSTSGKIEGSYAGGETVNYDQKVSAEGYDWISWISYSGSRHYMVERVTKTKEMWGKDSNPVFVGGAKDSGGKVKPKVPVKSKVNQILGKARAQIGKPYVWGATGPNSFDCSGLVQYVYASVGIKLPRTSEQQSTCGKAVNMNQLKAGDLLFWSNNGDAYHVGIYTGNGKCLFAPQPGQNIKEQAMSYWMPQFARRVL
- the rbsD gene encoding D-ribose pyranase gives rise to the protein MKKTKVINSQISTLIAGMGHMDWLSIGDAGMPVPLGTPKVDLAVDKQLPSFIDVLKNVLEELEVQKIYLAEEIKTENPDQLVAIKSLMPNVEIEYVPHSDLKKDLSKTHGFIRTGEMTPYSNIILESGVTF
- a CDS encoding GntR family transcriptional regulator translates to MFVLSIIWGVKVVYKYQEISEQLRQKIINGEFTSGELLPDQNQLAKDFDTTRITIRKAIQSLIVEGIVFSKRGAGTFVRKDFQQSIDDLNSKIERPLGTTHNHPDNKISSKVLGLDARLPSEKEQRRLLITETDPVYVIDRVRFVDDQVFSLEHTIMPTSITKLSEKVLASSIYDHMKKQNLKIAGSHRIVTAAKATESDIKELGAEKIDPVLVIKQISYLEDGTPFEYSESHFPYQTSHVTADINLV
- the fucP gene encoding L-fucose:H+ symporter permease, translating into MQAVRNKAHGFKQLSDGYLSKTPPFQFMLVSLIFPLWGAAASLNDILITQFKTVFTLNDAATAFVQSAFYGGYFLIAIPASLIIKKNSYKFAIMTGLIFYIVGCGLFFPASRIATYSMFLVAIFAIAIGLSFLETASDTYSSMLGPKKHANARLNFSQTLVPLGDMAGIILGKYLIFGHVGNLAEKMATMHGAERIAYGEQMLQYTLQPYKYILAILVVMLIIFAITPMPSAKATISNAGGEVEEKPSLKDTLKYLWGNRNYKKGIAAQFFYVGMQTTVWSFTIRLALNLNHSITDSAASTYMIYSYLAWFVGKVIANFLMNKFSITKVLTWYSLLGTIALIGAFTIPNMIAVYMAILTSFFFGPEWPTIYAHTLDTVEEKQFTETAGAVLVMAIIGGAIIPAVQGVVSDLSGSMQFSFIVPTICYVIVTWYFYSEHRRELRA